TCATGTTTATTTTCTATCGTATACATAAAGAATTTGAAAAAATTAGAGATACATAAATCCTTTATTTTAGAtcgacaaaacaaaaaaaaaaatcaaaacgctGCTATATTAAGCAACAGACACAAGCATGGTCACGCCATGGGGTTTGGTGTGACTCAGCTGTTTAATTTTTATGGCGAGCTATAGCTGTGGCGACGTGCGACGAGCAATTAAACACGCCTATAGTATTAGAGCTGAAAGAGAGACAGTATTAGAGCTGAAAGAGAGACATCGCCACATCGGGATTCAGGAGGCTTTGATCTTGGACCGAAAATTAAAGGTCCTGTGGCAGCGTTGACCGGCGAGGCCGACATTGAACTTACCTTCATCTTAACACACTGCGGTCTCGCTCAAAGGTTTAATTTTCTAACCATTATATTTTTTTGGTGAAATTTTTTTAACCATTATATTGTACTTCATTTTTATTTTAGTACTACTTTTTGTTATGTGTGTGCTAATTCGTGAGAAAAGCATACTTTTATTTAATAGTACTAGAATCGTATATATATACTACATCTATCATGATTTATATTCGAAAATATAATTTAGCAAAGGCCTAATTTTCCAACAGTACTTCATTTCACATGTGACTAGATTCCATTTCCATTATCAAATCGAGTAGTGGTTGCCGGCCTTCCCTTTCTTTGCCGTCTCGTTACAAACTGACAATACACGCGCACCACCAAGCCAGCATTATTGACGATGTCGAAACAATCCAACAAATTAACACCCGGTTTTGCTGGAGGCGGTAAAGGTGACAACCCCTTCTTGCTTGGACATCACCGCCGATAATCCATACTATAACCTGGCACACTCTTGCATTGCATCGATAATCCCACATATAACGAGAACGAGGTCCTCTCATCGATCATGGCGGCCTCCTCCTTCCACCGCGCTCTCAACGGTGGCGAAGCCGCGCGCACGGAGCTAGTATTACTAGTCCTCTCCTTGGTCCTCGCCTTGGCGTCCTCGGTCTCGGCCATCGACCTCACCGCCGGGTTCATCCAGGTGGAGCTCGCGGAGGGCAACTTCGTGGTGCAGAGCCCCTACGACGTGCCGGAGAACCAACGGTACAGCTACGACAACGTCACCGGCGTGCGCACCTTCTTGGTGTACGCCGGCGACAAGCCCTTCAACACCGTCACCGGCACCAAGCCCCGCACCGAAGTCCGCCTCACCGTAAGCACCCAAGCAACCATGAGTTCACTTCATCTGTTCCCTTCCTTCTCCAATCTCCATGATGCATATATACGAGTGTTTGCACGCACCATGCAGTGCCACGACTACTCGTCGGGGGTGTGGCAGTTGGAGGGCTACGGCTACGTGCCGGCGGGGACCTCCGGCGCGTCGGTGATGCAGATCCACAACGAGGACGGCGGTGCGCACGCCACGACGCTGATGCTGTGGGTCTACAACGGCACGCTGCGGTACTATGACCGGCAGGTGGTGGAGGACGGCATCTATGACCGCTGGTTCCGCCTCAACGTGGTGCATGACGTCGGCGCGTCGACGGTCGCCGTGTACGTCGACGGCGCGCCCAGGCTGGCCGTCAACGTCAGGCCCAGCGCGTTGCATTACTTCAAGTTCGGGGTGTACATGGGGCATCACGACGTGTCGCCGCTCGTGGAGTCGCGCTGGAGGAACATCACCGTGTACACGAAACCCTATTAACTGGCTACTAGCCTTCTACTAGTCAGTAGAGCAATATGTATCCATGAGTTGAAATTTAAAACGGGTTCAAACAATACTATAGTGCCGATCGAGCTATAGACAGCTAGTAGGAGCACTCGCTCTTTGATCCCTCGAAAAACTCACAATGAAAAATAATATGTTTTTGTCATTTGTTTTTGTTGAGGAGATTATATTTTTGTCCCATAAGTGTCACTATTCTGCAGCTGTAGCTATCAAAGCAGGGCTGCCTTAGGCCTTCCACAACGTGGAAGTGACGTACAAAAATTCTAGGCCCCATATGCAAAAAAAAACTGGCATCACTCATGTATGCTGCAGTGTGGGTGTTGATTCCTAGAGCCAGTAAACCAATGCAAAACAATAAAAGAGTTAGAGTGCGGAGGCTCATCTACCGTGTCTCTCTCACACTCTACTCTCTTTTGTATTTTTTAATGAACAGGCACGGATGCTTCTACTTGCTTCGCTCCCATTTCTCTGGAGCAGGCATAGcctcactactacaggatggccttGTTGTCT
The sequence above is drawn from the Miscanthus floridulus cultivar M001 chromosome 15, ASM1932011v1, whole genome shotgun sequence genome and encodes:
- the LOC136507312 gene encoding citrate-binding protein-like, with the translated sequence MDRIAVPWISAAIASIRPSSEQSVVLGRSTQNEVLSSIMAASSFHRALNGGEAARTELVLLVLSLVLALASSVSAIDLTAGFIQVELAEGNFVVQSPYDVPENQRYSYDNVTGVRTFLVYAGDKPFNTVTGTKPRTEVRLTCHDYSSGVWQLEGYGYVPAGTSGASVMQIHNEDGGAHATTLMLWVYNGTLRYYDRQVVEDGIYDRWFRLNVVHDVGASTVAVYVDGAPRLAVNVRPSALHYFKFGVYMGHHDVSPLVESRWRNITVYTKPY